The window GTTTGCAGATTGATGTTGTGATAGTTCGTCATGGTTGAGATGATTAGGATTAGCGTCTTTTGAGCCCTGCTGCTCCAGGCCTGAGAAGCTCAGCGACCTCTTAACAGAAATATGATCTTTAATCTCGTTATTGGAGATACTCTGTAGCATATTCTTCTTCTCATTTTCAGATACATCCACTGCTTGAGGCTCCATTGTTTCTAGGAGATCATCATTAACCTTAGTAGCGGCATCAGGATTAACTTCAAAATCTGTGAAGGACAACGACCTCTTTGCAGAAGCAAGATCAGTAGTATTCTCCTCTGAACTTGGCTGTGAACGTTTGGTTTGGATGAGAAAGTGCGCAACAGACTTGAATCCCATCCTCGTTATCTATACAGTTCAAACTATTGACCTCAGCAGCAAggtaaaacaaaaaatacaaggAGATGATACACATTAAAGATAAGATCATAAGAAATCAACCTTCTTATACAAAGGCCCAGTAGGAAGCCATCCTTTCCCTTGGCGACATAAACTGCAGTTGCAAATTCCACGACAAACGGGACAAATCCAATCTGGGTTTTGTTGGGCTTCAAGAACGTGCTCTCCGTACCTGCAAGAGTGGGAAAATAATAGGAATACTATGATGGTAACACCAATACAAAGTCCACCCATGTATCAGTTTCAATGCTCAAAAGCCGAGCTCAAAGTTGTTCTTGCTTTCGCAAAAAGCTAACCAAATAGTTGTTTAGAAGGTTTATGCATCCAAAGATAAGAGACAGCACACCGCTATGAAAAGTGAAGTTTATCTTCTTTACAAGCAATGTTATAGTTCTACATGTGTTGAAAGAACTAACATTCTAAAAGTCTTCGATTAAAAACATACACCATATTCTCCAAACAATTCAAAGGAGAGAGTATAGACTCACTTGCAGATACAACAGTAAAAATGAATGTTATCAAGAGAGTACCTCATATACAGACAATCACCACAAAATTGTCCTTGAACCATGTTACATTTGCTGCAATGAGTACGATGCCCCAATGTTTTTTGCCTGCAAATATAAAATTTACAATTTCCcattaaataaaaacataacAAATGGTATCATACATTTTCATTAGCTAACAAAGCTGCTAATTCCAATATATACATATCAGTGACAAAATTAGAAAACGATGCACAAAAAGAATAAGATCACACAAGCAACAGATTTCCATTgaaaaattaggaaaattttcttttaaacgaACCTGCACTGATGGCAAGTCTTTCCCTTTACTGGATCATAAATTCGTTTCCCATCTTTACCATAACCATCCACAAATAGCGTCCAACTCCTCTCTGTACAACCCAACATCTTCTCATGCTCTTCCGTGTATATCTCCGGTCTCGAACCGTCTTCAAGAATCGCATCCTCATCCTCAGAGAACTTGTTTTTCCTCTCCATTCGCAGTTCAGAGTAAGTAACAGGCGTCGCATTCTGTAACCTAAAAATTATAATAGaaaaaattaagagaaaaagagaaaagaaaactgGAAAAATACTGAAGAAAGAAAGTCGAATAAAGCAAGAAAAACTAATACCCCCAATGCGTATCCAAATTAAGGATTGAAGGAAAAGGGGTTAGAAAGAGAGATTAAAGGATTCGGCGAAAACCTGGATGATCGGCGGAGGGGTCCGGGCGGCGGGAGGTCGAAGGAAGGTGGAGAAGCTTTAGGGGTAAGTGATTTTCGGCGATTTTGCTTTGAGGGAGCTGAGGATTTGAGCTTGAGAGAGAGGTCAAGGATCCCGAGCTTCTGCATGCGCTCCATGTTTTCTCTGATTCTCAACTCTCTGGACTGCTCGTACTGAGAAATCTCCGACATTTGGGGGGCGGAAGGATGGTCGATTTCCATTTGGAGTGGTTCCGATGAGGGTTTTGGAATTGGGGATTTCTCAATGCATGAGGGTTCTGTCATTTCTGCTTACGGCGTTCCTCTTCCTCtcggtttcttcttcttcttcttagtGCGATCTATTTAAAATCTTAACGGTCATATTTTTGGAACTATTATTTTCCCATTTCAATGTTTATGGAAAAAGATCAAATCTTTTGCGTCAATTTAGGCTGTTTTAGACATTTTATCAAACCTCTTTGGTAAGTTCGAATATCAATCTGTATGTATAGACCATACCATATCAATAAATTGTTTAGGTTTATAAGATATATTACAACGGATTTTGGTAATAAACTAATCCATATATTGTCCCTATTATCTACTTACACATATTTACTACTTAATATAGTTAACAATAATGTTCATGTCGTTGAAGGTATATGTAACGCAAATAGATTTGTAATATATCGTTAACTATATCGAAGAGACATATTGTTGAACATTAGCAATATGCATTCACTTTATCAAAACAACTAGAGTATATGGAATATCAAAAAATCACAAATTTTCAGTTATTACCGATAAATAGATTTGCATGTGAGTTTGTTTTAGTAGTCAAGACGATAAAGAGAACAATTGTCAACTTCTGCTCATATTTTACCTCAGATCAAACCAACTAGGacatattaaatataaaaaagaaacattCTCAAATTTTCAGTTTTTATACAACAAACAAATTTGCATGTGAGTTTGTTTTAGTAGACAAGATGATAAAGAGAACAATTGTCAACATCTGCTCATATTTTACCTCGATCAAACCAACTAGGacatattaaatataaaaaaaaaacattttcaaattttctgtTTTTATACAACAAACAAATTTGCATGTGAGTTGTTTTGGGTAGAGGAACATATAGATTTAAAAATGAGCATACATATAAGAACCAAAAAGCTATATGCTTGTGTATTTTGATGACTCCACGGAATCGTGTATTTTCAATGAGAGCATTAACGAGATAATAGACGAGAGTTTAAACGTAATATCAAACTTTCTGGAAAACTATTATGACTCATACATAATTCAAAATGACATTTTTACCCTGTGTAacatttatgaaaaagaaaatcgaAGAAACAAGTATACTAGTTATCTCATTTGCAACATAATATGTTAATTTAGCCAAATACTAGTTGTTTGTTTAAGAAAAGGAACCACACGTGGAAGTTATCACTTGAACATAGAGAAGgcttgaattttaaatttaccaCAATATTTATGTAAAAAACAACCAGCAATGGtggccttttaggtagaatCCGTGATGAACAATGGTGGCTCGAGTTGGCCAGCAATCATCCCCACGTAGCGGTTCATTCCTGTCTGTCAAATAAAGATCGGAAAACATCCTTTTTGAATTTGAGGATGGCTGAATGGAAGTTGGAACCGCCTCAATGGATCTGGCTTTAGTTAGGGAAAAATGGACATTTCCCACTCCGCGGTTTTCCCCATGGTGAGATGCACCTCAAAACCCTTGATTTCATCTTTCTATTAACggaaaaagagaaagatggGAACATGAATTACCATGTATGTAGCACTAAAAAACAAGAGTGCCACGCTGATCAGAAAGGCTTTCAGAACTTCTCCTTCAACAACTGCTTTCAACGGCGGACATGGATGGAACAAGAACTTCTACGTGCGTAAATCGTCAGATTCAGAATCAAAGATCTCTCCTAAGTTGGCACGAGTGACCATCGTAGGTGTGGTGGCTGGGTTGATCAGAGACAATCGTTGGAGATGTAGTTGAAATTTCTCCAACAAAATTAAAGAGAGGTCGACCATTAACCactttaaatttctttttctatgaGTTTATTTCGAGGGTTTATCCTAAATTAACatgttttatataattttttttttcaaaatttatttaggTGGTTATCGAACAcatgaattttttttccaaaacaactcagtttttaatttaataagtTGAAAAGGTGTTATAAATACaccttgaaaaaaaaaacaattttatgTATTTAATAGTTAGTATCTATCCAATTTTTATAACTTTAAAATTATCAAATGCCTTAAAGTCATCTACATCATTTCTACTATGTTGCCATGAGTATCATCAACTTCCGTTAGCCACCTCTGCCGATCGACTTTGACTACCACTGTTGGTGCCCAACTTTGGTGACGACCTCTGCCATTGTTGTTGACTAACTCTGACCACTACTACCACGCGACCATGTCTGACATCTACCACCTCCAACTCCAACAACTACCCAAACGACCAACTTCAATGGTCATTATTATAACATTAATTTATAAGTGGTAATTTATAGTAATTCGTTGTtgattaaaacatttttaatgtATAGCAAACTAAACAAAAATGTATATAGaaacaattttgagaaaaaGTTTCTTTTAACATATGTGTATTTTTATTGTTCTAATAGAAACAATAAAGTGAAGACAATTTACGACAAAACTTATctcttatgttttttttctttcccgtTAGAGTTTGAATTCATGTTCTCTAGATTCTAAATTAATAACATGTTTACTAATCCATAATGAAAACAAGTGTAATCGCAATAAGATTTCATTATGAATTAGTCATAATAAGATCACAAACTTAGTTAGATTGCATTTACTTAGAATTATAAATTTGTCACATTTTACCTTTACCGGTTTGTCTCAAAATAATGGTAATATAAAAAATAAGGataaaattaaagtaaatatGACCGATCCATAGTCGAATTGACCACTTTTCGTTTCTTAATCAGATTACATGTCTTAATTACAAATTTGGAGGTAGATCCATAAGTCATCATGACTACATAACATGAGTAGAACAATGACAAAAGTGATCGACTAGGACCAACTTTTTAGATTAATCGATTTATATTACTTAAGCCATAGACTAATAAACAGGAACGAAACTCAACTAACTCGTATATCATGTAATAATTGACAAAAATGAATTCACCCATTTGTAGttgggagaaaaaaaaaactcataataAAGAAGAGGAAATAGTGAAAAGAGGAGAAAAAAAGGAATTCTAGCCTTCACCTTCTTCCCCTCTCCCTCGAACTGCCGCCGATCCTACCCTTTTCCTCAATCTTTTTCTCCGGCGACACTTCAGCAGCCACAGGCGTTAGGCAGTGACGACGGTAGCCTAAATCCACGGTGGTCCACGTTCACCCACGAATCTGACTTGCTTTGTGAGCCCGACGTCGAACGGCTTTGCCTAGACTCTCGTGGTATCGTATTTCCTCCGTTTGAGCATCCGGCGTGAACAACAAATTGTGCATCACGTTTTGACGACTCGGCGTGTTTTGCAGCAAAGT is drawn from Cucumis melo cultivar AY chromosome 11, USDA_Cmelo_AY_1.0, whole genome shotgun sequence and contains these coding sequences:
- the LOC103497443 gene encoding uncharacterized protein LOC103497443 is translated as MTEPSCIEKSPIPKPSSEPLQMEIDHPSAPQMSEISQYEQSRELRIRENMERMQKLGILDLSLKLKSSAPSKQNRRKSLTPKASPPSFDLPPPGPLRRSSRLQNATPVTYSELRMERKNKFSEDEDAILEDGSRPEIYTEEHEKMLGCTERSWTLFVDGYGKDGKRIYDPVKGKTCHQCRQKTLGHRTHCSKCNMVQGQFCGDCLYMRYGEHVLEAQQNPDWICPVCRGICNCSLCRQGKGWLPTGPLYKKITRMGFKSVAHFLIQTKRSQPSSEENTTDLASAKRSLSFTDFEVNPDAATKVNDDLLETMEPQAVDVSENEKKNMLQSISNNEIKDHISVKRSLSFSGLEQQGSKDANPNHLNHDELSQHQSANHELGENIIDEKEKEMDCHKRKNGDNYCPDECPLTEKKPTITVESNTMDLGCSTGNDHEKESSGVQTTTSSTDQSVKPDISTHTSSESIAEECLQEGGIQESNGKTSDEEGSNSLSKKKTKAGAKISTSSEVKSLSSNRVLRSRFKAI